From a region of the Corvus cornix cornix isolate S_Up_H32 chromosome 2, ASM73873v5, whole genome shotgun sequence genome:
- the LOC104692847 gene encoding cytochrome P450 7B1, with amino-acid sequence MDPFQYVYVIRNSKQLEFHEFANKMASKTFDYPALSKGKFPELKENLHRIYQYLQGKPLDIISDHMMKNLQDIFEWKCSQATDWETEKMYKFCCSVMFEASFVTLYGRVPAADGHKVISEIRDKFIKFDASFPYLAANIPIELLGATKKVRKELIHHFLLQNMTKWLGGSKVVQARQDIFEKYELLGDYDKAAHHFAFLWASVGNTIPATFWAMYYLLRHPEALAAVRDEIDHLLQSTGQKRGPTYNIHLTREQLDNLVYLESALNESLRMCSSSMNIRISQEDFVLKLEGNQEVVLRKGDWIALYPQILHMDPEVYEDPKEYKFDRYIENGKKKTTFYKAGRKLKYFLMPFGSGISMCPGRFLAMNEMKMFLFILLSHFDVELAENKSVRLDNSRMGLGILLPDVDIAFRYKLRSLRN; translated from the exons ATGGACCCATTTCAATATGTCTATGTCATCCGAAATAGCAAGCAACTTGAATTTCATGAATTTGCTAATAAAATGGCATCTAAAACTTTTGACTACCCAGCCTtgtcaaaaggaaaattccCTGAACTCAAGGAAAACCTGCACAGAATCTACCAGTATCTACAAGGCAAGCCTTTGGATATCATTTCTGACCACATGATGAAAAACCTCCAGGATATATTTGAATGGAAATGCTCACAAGCAACAGattgggaaacagaaaaaatgtacaaattctgctgctctgtaaTGTTTGAAGCCAGTTTTGTAACACTATATGGAAGagttcctgctgcagatggCCACAAAGTTATTAGTGAAATCAGAGACAAATTTATCAAGTTTGATGCCAGCTTTCCCTATTTAGCTGCAAACATACCAATTGAGTTGCTAGGAGCTACCAAGAAGGTTCGGAAGGAGCTTATACAtcattttttacttcagaacATGACAAAATGGCTGGGAGGGTCAAAAGTGGTCCAAGCCAGACAAGATATATTTGAGAAATATGAGCTGCTTGGAGATTATGACAAAGCAG CACATCATTTTGCCTTCCTGTGGGCCTCTGTGGGAAACACGATTCCAGCTACATTCTGGGCCATGTATTATCTTCTGCGGCACCCAGAAGCTCTTGCAGCGGTGCGTGACGAGATTGACCATTTGCTGCAGTCAACAGGTCAAAAGAGAGGGCCCACATATAACATCCACCTCACCAGAGAACAATTGGACAACCTGGTCTACCtag AGAGTGCCTTAAACGAGAGTTTAAGAATGTGCTCGTCCTCCATGAACATCCGCATCAGCCAAGAGGATTTTGTTCTCAAGCTTGAAGGGAATCAAGAAGTCGTTTTGAGGAAAGGAGACTGGATAGCCCTTTACCCGCAGATTTTGCACATGGACCCTGAGGTCTATGAAGATCCTAAG gagTATAAGTTCGATCGATACATAGAGAATGGcaagaagaaaaccacattctacaaggcaggaagaaaactgaagtatttCCTAATGCCCTTTGGCTCTGGGATCAGCATGTGTCCAGGGAGGTTCCTCGCAATGAATGAGATGaagatgtttcttttcataCTATTGTCTCATTTTGATGTAGAACtagcagaaaacaaatctgtCAGACTTGATAACAGTCGCATGGGCCTTGGTATCCTCCTGCCAGACGTTGATATTGCCTTTCGTTACAAGCTAAGGTCCTTAAGAAATTGA